A single Sutterella megalosphaeroides DNA region contains:
- a CDS encoding tyrosine-type recombinase/integrase, translating into MFLSSTPYGQPLRPDDRLADRLSPEIALTLAAHEVETAEDLYECMATGATWFRAFTGIDAKRATELVRWMRDAGQAVGEVTERFFLPGKASEANDTNGTNDSADTREAGGAAREGAAAALRDGKVAAGFLNRPRGDAKSGTGVRRNAGTGSGAFLPAHPGIVPLERIVLPAELDGSEGLNRAPAFGCSLEARNDLEAIRTWLDARAGNPNTYANYRKEAERFLLWCLYERETPLSGIKAGDASKYLRWLEELGRRDERDFGERWKLPAAVWIGPKNATRDSSAWRPFNGPLGAASRRNALVVVRQLCNFLKKTGYLIFNPFDQVSPKVPLLKGEGAPQAFADRSLTDMQWREIADRLELLPEGLPRERMRLILMLGKSLGLRASEMLEARASWIVERRVGFSVRLAIEVLGKGSKVRRLPLNAEQRDIIESAFRARGLPGYAGCNPETPLLVNLGRGRNPHGPMSRSGLYRVLEAFFDRVADEIALERPGDAAKLRAASTHWLRHTFAVTALTKTSVNVVQAAMGHASVATTGRYLAPEEEEMSKALESIRTF; encoded by the coding sequence ATGTTTCTTTCTTCCACGCCTTACGGTCAGCCGCTTCGGCCCGACGATCGCCTCGCCGACCGCCTCAGTCCGGAAATCGCCCTGACGCTTGCCGCTCACGAGGTTGAGACGGCCGAGGACCTCTATGAATGTATGGCGACGGGCGCCACGTGGTTTCGGGCGTTCACGGGGATCGACGCCAAGCGTGCGACGGAGCTCGTTCGGTGGATGCGCGACGCGGGGCAAGCCGTGGGCGAAGTGACGGAGCGCTTCTTCCTGCCGGGGAAGGCTTCCGAAGCAAATGACACGAACGGCACGAACGATTCGGCCGACACGCGTGAGGCCGGAGGAGCCGCGCGGGAAGGTGCGGCTGCCGCTCTCCGCGACGGGAAAGTTGCGGCGGGCTTCTTGAATCGCCCCCGCGGCGACGCGAAGTCCGGAACCGGAGTGAGACGGAACGCGGGTACGGGATCGGGAGCTTTTCTTCCCGCCCACCCCGGCATCGTACCTCTGGAGCGCATCGTGCTCCCCGCGGAGCTTGACGGCTCCGAGGGGCTCAACCGCGCGCCCGCCTTCGGCTGCTCGCTTGAGGCCCGAAACGACCTCGAAGCCATTCGCACCTGGTTGGACGCCCGGGCGGGAAACCCGAACACCTACGCCAACTACCGCAAGGAAGCGGAACGCTTTTTGCTCTGGTGCCTCTACGAACGGGAAACGCCCCTCTCCGGCATCAAGGCGGGCGATGCGTCGAAGTACCTGCGGTGGCTCGAAGAGCTCGGGCGACGCGACGAGCGCGACTTCGGGGAGCGCTGGAAACTCCCCGCCGCGGTTTGGATCGGCCCCAAAAACGCGACGCGCGATTCGTCCGCCTGGCGGCCCTTCAACGGTCCGCTCGGGGCGGCGAGCCGCCGAAACGCTCTTGTCGTCGTGCGGCAGCTCTGCAACTTTCTGAAGAAGACGGGCTACCTCATTTTCAACCCCTTCGACCAGGTGAGCCCCAAGGTGCCTCTGTTGAAGGGCGAAGGCGCTCCTCAGGCCTTTGCGGACAGGTCTCTCACCGACATGCAGTGGCGCGAGATCGCCGACCGTCTCGAACTCCTTCCCGAGGGGCTTCCGCGGGAGCGCATGCGTTTGATCCTCATGCTCGGGAAGAGCCTGGGGCTTCGCGCCTCGGAAATGCTCGAAGCGCGCGCTTCGTGGATCGTCGAGCGGCGCGTGGGCTTTTCCGTTCGGTTGGCGATCGAAGTGCTCGGTAAAGGGAGCAAGGTGCGCAGACTCCCGCTCAATGCGGAACAACGCGACATCATCGAGAGCGCTTTCCGCGCTCGGGGCCTTCCGGGCTACGCCGGGTGCAATCCCGAGACGCCGCTTCTCGTCAACCTCGGGCGAGGCCGCAATCCTCACGGGCCCATGTCCCGAAGCGGCCTCTACCGCGTGCTCGAGGCGTTTTTCGATCGGGTGGCGGACGAGATCGCCCTTGAGCGCCCCGGGGACGCCGCGAAACTTCGTGCCGCTTCGACCCACTGGTTGCGGCACACCTTTGCGGTGACGGCACTTACGAAAACGAGCGTCAACGTCGTGCAGGCGGCGATGGGCCACGCCTCGGTCGCGACGACCGGGCGCTACCTCGCGCCGGAAGAAGAAGAGATGAGCAAGGCGCTCGAGTCGATCCGAACGTTCTGA